From uncultured Methanobrevibacter sp., a single genomic window includes:
- a CDS encoding zinc ribbon domain-containing protein, whose amino-acid sequence RNWKCQKCEKILDRDINAAINILNRWFNGD is encoded by the coding sequence CACGCAACTGGAAATGTCAAAAATGCGAAAAAATACTTGATAGGGATATAAACGCAGCAATTAATATTCTAAACCGCTGGTTCAACGGGGATTAG